A region from the Vicia villosa cultivar HV-30 ecotype Madison, WI linkage group LG3, Vvil1.0, whole genome shotgun sequence genome encodes:
- the LOC131657211 gene encoding mitochondrial metalloendopeptidase OMA1-like: protein MRNLNPHALTSFPNKLFHIPNRFYCVDSEKMPKGFIDRFKWKFRKYETVPYTKRSRYIIYPTHQRERSRGEKQFQLFKQSFRRDAILPPSHPHTVRVKKILNNILNALQKERNKMRSASSNYSFLHLLWLRLIRRLPPSMSHLDGLNWEILVVNAPDLTCQCCPGGKMIISKVLINHFSNDAEIATCIAHEVAHIVARHPAEKITKSVWIYIVYMGLNKFISIDYSKQVAPLVSRLPFHRRFEIEADYIGLLLMAAAGYDPQVAPKVCEKIETLYERDNDSMLTCFFDTHPSGGKRANALTRPKIMNEALVLYNEAIATTRCGVE, encoded by the exons ATGAGAAATCTCAATCCTCATGCGCTAACTTCTTTTCCTAACAAACTATTTCACATTCCCAACAGATTTTACTGCGTGGATTCTGAAAAAATGCCCAAAGGCTTCATCGATCGTTTCAAGTGGAAATTCAGAAAATACGAAACTGTTCCATACACTAAACGATCACGTTATATTATATACCCAACACATCAGAGGGAGAGAAGTCGCGGCGAGAAACAGTTTCAACTATTCAAACAAAGTTTCCGACGAGATGCAATTTTGCCTCCTTCACATCCACATACTGTTAGGGTTAAAAAGATTCTCAATAACATTCTCAATGCATTGCAGAAAGAGAGGAACAAAATGAGGTCTGCTTCTTCTAACTATAGCTTTTTGCATCTTCTTTGGTTGCGTCTTATTCGAAGGTTACCGCCTTCTATGTCCCATCTGGATGGATTAAATTGGGAGATTTTGGTTGTCAATGCTCCTGACTTAACTTGCCAATGTTGCCCTGGTGGCAAGATGATTATATCCAAGGTTCTTATTAACCATTTTTCAAATGATGCGGAGATTGCAACTTGTATTGCACATGAG GTTGCACATATTGTGGCTCGACACCCTGCTGAAAAAATCACAAAGAGCGTGTGGATTTATATTGTGTATATGGGGCTTAACAAGTTTATCAGCATTGATTATAGTAAGCAAGTGGCGCCGCTTGTCTCTAGACTACCTTTCCACCGACG GTTTGAAATCGAAGCTGATTACATCGGCCTTCTACTAATGGCAGCAGCTGGCTATGATCCTCAGGTGGCACCTAAAGTATGTGAAAAGATAGAAACGTTATATGAACGTGACAACGATTCTATGCTTACATGTTTTTTTGATACCCATCCATCAGGAGGAAAAAGAGCCAACGCATTGACTCGGCCTAAGATAATGAATGAAGCTCTTGTTTTATATAATGAGGCAATTGCAACAACAAGGTGTGGGGTTGAATGA